The Paenibacillus amylolyticus genome contains the following window.
ATCCATAAACTGCATATCCTTAGATTCGATCCCCTCTTTTCAGGCTAAAGCCAGTCTTGTTGATTCATTTACATATAGTTCGTCCCTATACCTTTTCGCTCACATTACATTAAACGTTATTTAAAATAACATGAAAAATTAAATTAAGTTTCAAAACATGAATATTTACAGATACTCTTGACAAAAAACGGACATTTGTGGGATTATAACTATCATATAATTCGGATTTCCAAACATAAAGTAACCAAAAAGGAATATAAATGTCACTTAAAGTGACATTAAACGAACACAGGAGGCGAATGATTGTGAACCGTGGGAATAAGCTGCTCGATTATGTCAAACTGCTTGATTCCTCTATTCAGGTCGGAGGATTCACCCATTCCTTCGGTCTGGATACCCATATCAGGGAGGGTACCATTCGTAATGCTGAAGATCTCGAATCGTTCATGCGTTGTCAGTTGCATCCCAGCATCGTTCGCCTTGAAGGCATGGCCATCAAAGGCATCTATACCGCAGCAGATCACAAGGATACATGGCGGATAGCTCTGATCGATAAGCTGGTCCATGTTCAGCGAACCCCTGGAGATCTCAGAGAACAAGCGGCTACTATGGGTAAACGATTGATCAGGCTCGCACGCGCTCTGCACCCCTGGATTGATTTCA
Protein-coding sequences here:
- a CDS encoding urease accessory UreF family protein, with the protein product MNRGNKLLDYVKLLDSSIQVGGFTHSFGLDTHIREGTIRNAEDLESFMRCQLHPSIVRLEGMAIKGIYTAADHKDTWRIALIDKLVHVQRTPGDLREQAATMGKRLIRLARALHPWIDFSQLEQIFAKYDSVGCLSTVHAWINHHLDIPVEEAVLGYLHSAMNACITEASKVIPLNNDTTKDLMVRLATDLENEWNTVCASATDGLVQPTSMSMKSFFPSFHMLGAGLHAYRA